The stretch of DNA CGAACAAGGGAGGATGTCCGGCGTAGGAGAAATAGAGATGATGGTTGCCGGTATAAAACGCCACGACGGCGGCGGTCGTCATGGCTTCCAAACCGCGCCCCTGCAACTTGTCGTTCAGTTCCGAGAGGACGCCGTTGCCTTCCAGGTTGCTCATCCTCTTGACGAGGGATTCGTACACCCAAGCGCTAATTTCGCTCACGTCTTCGCCATGCCCTACGACGTCCGCCACGGCGATGCGGGTCAATTTGTCTTTTCCACAGACGCTGAAATAGTAAATATCTCCGCCCTTGCCGCCGGCGCAAGATCGCGAATAGAGGCTAGCCGATAGGGAATGGGCGGCGATATCGAAATCGGCGTTCTGAATGCCGCCCCATATGGTTGCGCAGCCTATGTTACGCTTAACGATATTATCCATAAAAACCTTTCTCCGACGGAAAAAACATATGTCCGTTCGAATAGAAAAGAGATTTTACTCTAAATCGTTCGTTTTTGGATGGAGCAGCGATGCTTTTTCGCTAGAGGGATTTTTTATTGTCTGAATCAGAATGGCCAGGATTTGCAGGATTATAAGGGGAAAAAGTTAAATCATCTTTGTTATTCTTTTCAACCTGCATATCATGATTCGGACAATTCATCGATCTCCGAAAACGATTTGACAAAAAAACAAAAGAAATTCAATCGAGAGGAACTGTTGTTTTTGGCGTATTCTTTATAAGCATCGCAATGAGAATCGCGGCGCTCCAAGGGCCGATGGCTCCTAAAAAGAAAACGATTCCAAATCCCCATAATGCGGCGGCCTGCCCTAAGAGAAACGAGTTGATCGCATTGCCCGCATCCATTACGCCTGTGACCAACGCCACCGCCCGGCCTCGGTGGGATTTAGGCGCAAGGGCGTAACCCAACGAAGTGATGGCGGGAAAGGCAATGCCATGTCCCGCTCCGCAAAACGCCCCCGCGGCGATAATCCCGCGCAATGTCCAACTGAAATGCAAGATCAACAGTCCCGTTCCATACGACATAAAAGCCGGAAGCAGTACTCGCCTCAATCCGAAACGGTCGCCCCATTTTCCGCCGACGATCCGGATGAATACTCCGCTCAGCGAATAAAAAGTGAAGAACAAGCCGAAATGGGATATCCCTCTCCCCTTCGCCAATGGCGCCAAAAAGGAAGCCATCGTGGAATAGGAAACGGCGAGGGCGAGCGCAAAAACGGCGGCATGCCAAAATCCCGGCGAACGCAATAGCTGCGCCATGCCCCGCCAATCGAAATCGCCCGTCAAGGGAATCTGGGCGGGGTGGCGAATCGAAAGAACAAGAAGCAGCGCTATGGCCCCAACGGCGATCAACATCAAGAAAAAGCCCGAAAATCCGAAACGGGAAAGGACGATTTCGCCGGTATAGGGACCGACGGAATTCGAAGCCAGGCCGGATAAGGCGTACATGGATATCGCTTCGAACCGGCGCCCTTTCGGCGCCGCCTGCGCCGCGAGAGTAAAGAAGGCGGACATGTGGGCTCCCCAGCCAAATCCCTGCACCAGGCGAAGCATCCATACCCAGGGAACCAAGCCGCAATCGAGCAGCATATAAAAACCCAACGAGGAGACTTCCATGCAAACGCAGGAGAGCAGCAAAACAGGCTTGACGCCGAAACGGTCGATCAGCGAGCCGATCCACGGACGCCCGATCACGCCTGCGATTGGGACGCACGCCATAAACATCCCCAGGGTCGCTGGTCCTCCTCCCGCATGGTCTACATAGAGAGGAAAAAGGGCGTTGTTCGTAATCAAAAATCCCAAGATAAAGTTATAAACGAACGCGATGAAAAAGGCGGGCGTATAAAGGCGATCGGACGGTTGGACGCCATCCTCTTTGGCCGCAATGCGAATCCTATCCAAAATCGGCTCCCTTGTCGAATGTCTCTTTTAAGTGAATGAAATCCATTGTTACTATTAGGGTCTACGCTTGTACCATATATCCAAGTAGTTGCGGTTACGCATAATTTGGCGGGGATGGAGAAGGGAGGAGAGAACAAAACGGGCGAATTCGCAGCGTGTGAATTGCCGCATCTTCCTCGGCGACGTCGCCGCCGTTTCGCGCAGGATGACGACCTTGCCCCAGCGTTTCAGCTTTTTCGCCAGCGTTATTTCTTCGGATATAAAATACGCTTCGTCGAATCCGCCAATCTTTTCGAAGACCTCTCGCCGTACGAAAAAAAAGGAACCGGAGGGGATGCGAAAAATCC from Candidatus Omnitrophota bacterium encodes:
- a CDS encoding MFS transporter; this translates as MDRIRIAAKEDGVQPSDRLYTPAFFIAFVYNFILGFLITNNALFPLYVDHAGGGPATLGMFMACVPIAGVIGRPWIGSLIDRFGVKPVLLLSCVCMEVSSLGFYMLLDCGLVPWVWMLRLVQGFGWGAHMSAFFTLAAQAAPKGRRFEAISMYALSGLASNSVGPYTGEIVLSRFGFSGFFLMLIAVGAIALLLVLSIRHPAQIPLTGDFDWRGMAQLLRSPGFWHAAVFALALAVSYSTMASFLAPLAKGRGISHFGLFFTFYSLSGVFIRIVGGKWGDRFGLRRVLLPAFMSYGTGLLILHFSWTLRGIIAAGAFCGAGHGIAFPAITSLGYALAPKSHRGRAVALVTGVMDAGNAINSFLLGQAAALWGFGIVFFLGAIGPWSAAILIAMLIKNTPKTTVPLD
- a CDS encoding PP2C family protein-serine/threonine phosphatase, with the translated sequence MDNIVKRNIGCATIWGGIQNADFDIAAHSLSASLYSRSCAGGKGGDIYYFSVCGKDKLTRIAVADVVGHGEDVSEISAWVYESLVKRMSNLEGNGVLSELNDKLQGRGLEAMTTAAVVAFYTGNHHLYFSYAGHPPLFVKRRYESSWSPIELKTTPGMNNLPLGIKRETYYDQNETPLEKGDRVFLYTDGVIEAPDADHNLYGKDRLLALLNSMENAAIHEIKNAVLADLLRHTSGSLEHDDVTMLVLEVNGSEHNS